From the genome of Miscanthus floridulus cultivar M001 chromosome 10, ASM1932011v1, whole genome shotgun sequence, one region includes:
- the LOC136485050 gene encoding uncharacterized protein: MDSILQVVRCFEDDDIVHVNGKVDPRSDIDVINLEMIFSDLGQIEGKPARSVDLAEHEKEAIQHLCLLTMKSVIYVANVTESDLAEPDSNPHVKEVAKAASDLQSGMVTISAQVEAELAELPLEEEIWKQKLGLFFQA, encoded by the exons ATGGATTCCATACTTCAG GTTGTGCGATGCTTTGAGGATGATGATATAGTTCATGTCAATGGCAAGGTCGATCCCAGATCAGACATCGATGTCATTAACCTAGAGATGATATTTTCGGATCTTGGACAG ATAGAAGGAAAGCCTGCAAGATCGGTTGATTTAGCTGAGCATGAGAAAGAAGCTATACAACATCTTTGTTTGCTAACTATGAAATCTGTCATTTATGTTGCTAATGTAACAGAATCTGATCTTGCTGAACCTGATAGCAATCCTCATGTCAAAGAGGTGGCTAAAGCAGCATCAGACTTGCAGTCTGGTATGGTTACAATATCAGCTCAG GTTGAAGCTGAACTTGCTGAGCTACCTTTGGAAGAGGAAATTTG GAAACAAAAGCTTGGACTATTCTTTCAG GCATGA